From Bosea sp. NBC_00550, the proteins below share one genomic window:
- a CDS encoding GntR family transcriptional regulator has translation MSETATDYPRITRRTLHDEVLERVRDMIIEGQLIPGQRINEGLVGAQLGVSRTPLREAIKTLASEGLVEILPAKGAVVRKFSARDLADILDVIKSLEQLGGRIACAQASDATIEAIHKLHRDMLALYATRDRLDYFKLNQAIHSAIVAASGNPVLAEMHTTLQSRIKRLRFVGNEGPEKWAGAVAEHEEMIAALLKRDADALSEAIGRHMDTTLLRVREVL, from the coding sequence ATGAGCGAGACGGCCACCGATTATCCCCGGATCACGCGACGGACCCTCCATGACGAGGTTCTGGAGCGGGTGCGCGACATGATCATCGAGGGCCAGCTCATCCCCGGCCAGCGCATCAACGAGGGGCTGGTGGGTGCGCAGCTCGGCGTGTCGCGGACGCCACTGCGCGAGGCGATCAAGACGCTCGCCAGCGAGGGTCTGGTCGAGATCCTGCCCGCCAAGGGCGCGGTCGTGCGCAAGTTCTCAGCGCGGGATCTCGCCGACATCCTCGACGTCATCAAGAGCCTGGAACAGCTCGGCGGACGGATCGCCTGCGCGCAGGCCAGCGACGCGACCATCGAGGCGATCCACAAGCTGCACCGGGACATGCTGGCGCTTTACGCGACGCGCGACCGGCTCGACTATTTCAAGCTGAACCAGGCGATCCACAGCGCCATCGTCGCCGCTTCCGGCAATCCGGTTCTCGCCGAGATGCACACTACCCTGCAGTCGCGCATCAAGCGGCTGCGCTTCGTCGGCAATGAGGGGCCGGAGAAATGGGCGGGCGCAGTAGCCGAGCACGAGGAGATGATCGCGGCGCTGCTCAAGCGCGACGCCGACGCCCTGTCGGAAGCGATCGGCCGGCACATGGACACCACGCTTCTGCGCGTCCGCGAGGTGCTTTGA
- a CDS encoding flagellar biosynthesis protein FlgA, with product MNFHAHYAGVTEPVETCLVGSGSFGRSYLAQSRRTRLVNARIAVDMTAEAAGRAFAAAGFAPSEIALCETAAQARAAWDGGKCVAAASLDIVIDLPFQLLVEATGSPEGATQYSLAALEAGRHVALVSKEADSVVGPGLARLAQQKGVVVTPVDGDQPSLLIALASWAEVLGLEIIAAGKSSEYDFVLDAATGNVTCNGATHALPALREHWLPGSRSIVANAAERARILGEAFPLRAVPDLCEMTLVANALGFSADAAGFHAPPARIPEIADLFAERSEGGLMSGTRCIDVFHHLRLPEEASFAGGVFIVVRCDNAETWEMLAGKGHVVSRSGKTAALYLPRHLLGVEVATSILDAAGLGRSGYGEDYRPRQDLVAVAQRDLAAGTALVMGGHHHSIDGVGAEIRPAVPLAAERPAPFYLVANRTLVRNVRAGDAIRLGDVEIPGDSGLLAMRHRQDALFATEAAAVV from the coding sequence ATGAATTTTCACGCGCATTACGCGGGGGTCACCGAGCCGGTCGAAACCTGCCTCGTCGGCAGCGGCAGCTTCGGCCGCAGTTATCTCGCGCAATCGCGGCGGACGCGGCTGGTCAATGCGCGCATCGCGGTGGACATGACGGCTGAAGCCGCCGGGCGCGCCTTTGCCGCCGCCGGCTTTGCGCCATCGGAGATCGCCCTGTGCGAGACCGCAGCCCAGGCGCGCGCGGCCTGGGACGGCGGCAAATGCGTCGCCGCCGCCAGCCTCGACATCGTCATCGACCTGCCGTTCCAGCTGCTGGTCGAGGCGACCGGAAGCCCGGAAGGAGCGACCCAATACAGCCTCGCCGCCCTCGAGGCCGGCCGCCATGTCGCGCTGGTCTCGAAGGAGGCCGACAGCGTCGTCGGACCGGGGCTGGCGCGCCTCGCCCAACAGAAGGGCGTCGTAGTGACGCCGGTCGACGGCGACCAGCCGAGCCTGCTGATCGCGCTGGCGAGCTGGGCCGAGGTGCTCGGCCTGGAGATTATCGCGGCCGGCAAGTCGAGCGAATATGATTTCGTGCTCGACGCCGCCACGGGCAACGTCACCTGCAACGGCGCGACACACGCCCTGCCGGCGCTGCGCGAGCATTGGCTGCCCGGTTCTCGCTCGATCGTCGCCAACGCGGCCGAGCGCGCGCGCATCCTGGGCGAGGCCTTTCCGCTTCGGGCCGTGCCCGATCTCTGCGAGATGACGCTCGTCGCCAATGCGCTCGGCTTCTCGGCCGATGCGGCAGGCTTCCACGCACCGCCGGCCCGCATCCCGGAGATCGCCGACCTCTTCGCCGAGCGTAGCGAGGGCGGGCTGATGAGCGGCACGCGCTGCATCGACGTCTTCCACCATCTGCGCCTGCCCGAGGAAGCGAGCTTCGCCGGCGGCGTCTTCATCGTCGTGCGCTGCGACAACGCCGAGACCTGGGAGATGCTGGCCGGCAAGGGCCATGTCGTCAGCCGCAGCGGCAAAACGGCCGCGCTCTACCTGCCGCGCCACCTTCTGGGTGTGGAAGTCGCCACTTCCATCCTCGATGCCGCCGGCCTCGGCCGCTCCGGCTATGGCGAGGATTATCGGCCACGACAGGACCTCGTCGCGGTGGCGCAACGCGACCTCGCCGCCGGCACCGCGCTCGTAATGGGCGGGCACCATCACAGCATCGACGGCGTCGGGGCCGAGATCAGGCCGGCCGTGCCGCTCGCTGCCGAACGCCCTGCCCCATTCTACCTCGTCGCCAACCGGACCCTCGTCCGAAACGTCAGGGCCGGCGACGCGATCCGCCTCGGCGATGTCGAGATACCCGGCGATTCCGGGCTGCTGGCGATGCGCCACCGGCAGGACGCGCTGTTTGCCACCGAGGCGGCCGCCGTCGTTTGA